The segment TATGATATAGCCCATTACTCTATTGCCCGTTGTACTGCTACATGGCTCTTCAACTCCAAGTATATATTCCCCCCCATCCGCTGATTAAGCACTGGCTGGGCGTTGCCCGCGATGCTTCTACTCCTACTACGCTGTTTCGTACGGCGATGACAGAACTGGGGAGATGGCTAACCTACGAAGCCATGCGAGGCTGGCTGCCAACCTTAGACACGGAAGTTGCTACTCCGTTGGCTCCCTGTCCAGCAACGTTCATCAACCCAGATGTACCGATCGCTATTGTCCCGATCTTGCGAGCGGGGCTATCTCTGTTAGATGGTGCCCAAGCATTACTGCCGTTAGCATCGATTTATCATCTAGGGTTCGTGCGTAATGAAACTACTCTAGAAGCAAGTTGTTATCTTAATCGCCTGCCGGAAACATT is part of the Cyanobacteriota bacterium genome and harbors:
- the upp gene encoding uracil phosphoribosyltransferase; translation: MALQLQVYIPPHPLIKHWLGVARDASTPTTLFRTAMTELGRWLTYEAMRGWLPTLDTEVATPLAPCPATFINPDVPIAIVPILRAGLSLLDGAQALLPLASIYHLGFVRNETTLEASCYLNRLPETFPPETRVLITEPMLATGGTIMSAMHELTKRGVNPAFTRIISVVTAPVALQKLGATYPELVIYAAATDNVVNEHGFIVPGLGDAGDRTFGT